aaattaaactggGCATCAGCACAATTCAATTGGTTTGGTAATAGGAAGGGAAAATAGAATGAAgtgatctccaaaaaataagtactttttgactgtaCATAAAATTGTAACGagtaaaaagtacttttttttcttaaaaaatataattaagtaaaagtaatgatttttaattgtactcaagtaaagtaaaaatccccaaaaataatacttaagtacagtaatcaagtaaaattactcaagtactttacacctctggttaGCTTAAGCCAttgagcatagcctcaaacctcaaaatcaaatgtaaacatccaaataaataccatacgcgattagacatgttgcatgatgaacactttgtaaagatccattttgagggttatattagctgtgtgaactttgtttatgcaatgtattatagagttgcgagcttgggggtggggagcacgaggatttaaaggggaagcatgctgaatcggcacatttataatgattccccaaaatagacagttaaaaaatttaataataaaaaatatatggggtattttgagctgaaacttcacagacacattcaggaggcaccttagacttatattacttaTATCAGGGCAGCTTTAAAGCTAACAAGTATGTTAACATGAGCTCTTAAATaagtaacaatttaaaaatgaatgtttatctATCCTTTCAAAGAATGGTAAAATATTAAGATAATCGCAGTCATCATTTTtgtattgcattttattttcataaaagtGAAAGGGAAAATTATGCTTTGTAAAATCATAGAGGTTgaattgttgttttgtttgagaAGGCAATGTTGTATTAATAATGTCTAAGCAGTTATTGTGTTCACCTGCAGTGCATTAGCAACAATCGTACCATTGTGAACTTTTGTTGCAGGTACTGAGTCAGCCCAGGAGTCAGCCATGCATGAAATAACATTAGAAATGAATATAGGTCATTTTAGACCTATgttgtgcatttaaaaaaaaaagaaaagctaaagacgtatctttttcgccagcacttgacccagtaatagtagcacttaCCTTGATTTTCTATTTGTTTCACTTACTTttccatctatttgtgtattttactTTACTTGTGTATCAAAGGGTTAATAGTGTTTTCTTATAAGCATGTATTCTAAGATAACGACTTAAATGTtggttaaattaataattagctCAACAATACATACAAATAACAACTAATCGATATGCAAACTCTCATGCTAGTAAAAAGCCATATAATTTGAGCTGACCTGTggatttttaatggttttaagaGTCTGAAGTGGATGTTGGTCAACAAAAAGACATTATGAAATATTTACATGCTTCACAACTTATTCAGAGAAATTATGCTGACTGTGTGGATTTAAAGACATGAAGCTTTATTTCCAAGCATTTATACTGTCACACAGAGCAAGATGATGAATGCTTAacctttttaatataatatagtataatttAGTATTAGGCGAATGTATGTATTTAATGTGTATTCAAATCAATTTATGCTAATAATCCCAGATAAATGTTTATGCTTAAAGTAGACACTAGACTATTCTAGCTATCTATAATAGCCTAACAAGGTTAAAAGTAAATATGATTTCAGATTTGTGAAGACTTACAAGGCTGCACTCACACTCAATATCCCCCTTTACAAGTCTGAAAAAAATGTCCATaggttttttaaaaagttaaaatgtatCAGAAGTTGGTAAGAGACTAAAATAAACAGgatttatgcattttgtttGTCCTTTGTGTCATGTATGACTATTGTGCTCTAATAATACATAATGTGATAAATGTGGTGTcataatgataaataaaacattgcaaTTTTTTCTCAAATTTCTGGAAAttgacaccaaaaaaaaaaaaaagaaagaaaaaaaattgataaaTATGATATCATGagtgcttaaaatcaagcattGCTAgggaaatattaaataaaacatgaggaaaagaaaatgccaCAATGTTTCTTTATTCTCTTATTTATGTTGGATGAAGAGATACAGATCAAGGATCAGTCACAAGATACACTTAAAAaggtattatttaacatttctaAATTTACTACTCtaacaaaacacttttgagtCACATGTGATATTCAGGGATCCTGTCTGTCTCAGTGCTGAAACTTTCTATACAAACTTACCTGTATAGACAGCTCAGAACTTATGAGTATAATGTATTATACATGCTTTTATTAAGTAATTTTCATCTTAAATCATACACTGATGGTTCAGAATTATTGGAATCACATACTGGAAAGCTCCTGTTATGTTAAGGGAAACAGTAGGAAACCACTGAAAGTGTTGTGATTATTCTGGCTATCATGTGTCCTACTGCCAGTCCAAAGTCTCACATAGACAACATCTCcaacctccaggatcaacacaaCTCCATTTGAGGAGTTTAACACACCCTGAACCTGATTACCATCTGCTGTAACCATCTGCTTTCCATTCTTAAAAATGCCTGCAGTTGCTGGAGTTCCGCCATGACCAAACACAGTGATTCTGAACATGTACGCTCCTGTCAGTGGGGCTGTGAAAATACCtaaatcaaataacaagagataCAGAATCAGCTGTTTCCTCTATGAATTCTACCTATCACAGTTCAGGAGTTTCTGGTAACAGTGTTCAGCGCATCTACATACATGAGAACACagattattactgttttatgtCTGTCAGTTGATTAAAACAATGAATCATGTTCTCTTAGTTAACATGTATCATATTGAATCTGctgaaatatttctttaaatatattttctttccagCTGTGCattctgaataataaataatttcccCACTAACCTGCAGCAGTCCAATGCTCATCTTCTCAttaacagtgtttttctcttacTGATTATATTTCATACCGGTTGAGTtcacattttttaatgaatttgacTGATAAAAGTATTGCTTGTGTGCGCTGGTGCTCTTATTCCAGTCTTTTAAAatagttgaatgaatgaattaatgtgCGGTGCGTAccttaaataaatttaatgatataatatatataattaataccTAAACACTAATGTGTTAACAGTACTAACActttgaatattaatttttaaaaaacctggcatacacatgcATATTATATACAGTGAAATATGGCAATGAAAAAATTACACAGAATAGTGAATAAATGTCTCAGGTTATGACtgtaaccttggttccctgagaacagggaatgagacACTGGGGAACTGGGGAACGCCCTCACGTGACTGGTGTCTGAAACAATCTGTTAAATCACAACAATCCTATTGGCCGTCGACAGCCTATGTCGTAATACAGCTGTAACCAGGAAGTATAAAAAGGGGCACCTGGAAAACAAATGTCATTTGCTTTTCGTCTGAAATGACTGACAGCAGGCAGAATGGAGGCATGGCAATGAGACGCAGTGTCTTGTTcgctgttctcagggaaccagggttacagtcgtaacctgagacgttcccttttgaaagggaactcaCACTGCATCCTAGAATGCAACTGGGGAACAaaatacccacgccgccatgccgAGAGGAGTGCATGCCCAACAGCTGAGAAACGAGGCTTTAGAAAAAGCCAGCACTCAACTCCTTCTGGTCAcacaaggctgtcagtgacagtaCCCCCTACGGCCAAAGCCGAGCTGAAGCCTCAAAGGAGGGAGCCCTCTGAGAAAGAGGGCATGACTCACTAAGGCCGCTCAAGGCATGGAACCAACATCTAGCAGAAGAGGTTCCTTAAAGCGGAGCTCTGGCCAGTCACTTTCAGGGGGACAAGCGTCAACCCCTGGAGCCACCAGGGAGGCTGACCTAGTCCAAAAAGAGGCCTAGTCTGCCATCAACCTGTCTGTTCATAGAACAGAGTCCCTTACTTAAAAACTCAAGAAGGGCAGCCAAATGAGAGGGTTTGCAGAAGGGCAAAAACCACTCCTCACCGGAAAGAGACGCGGGATCCCAGGGAGCAGAATTCAGCAAAGTGCTTCCCAACCCTCAAATTGAGGGGAGTAAACTGCTCAACCTTGGATCTACAGAATGCTAAAAAGAACATTCTGGAGGCTGGCTATTCTACATAGGCCCAAAGGGACTACTAGCTTCACTAGAAGCTGATCTAAGGGGAGTAAACACCAAACTCCTAAGTAACCCTAGACCAAACTCAGGGAGCAAGGTCCAAAATAGTAGAAACTACAGCCTAGACAAAAACTGAACTTCCCGAGAGGGTAAGAAGCCTTCTACTAGTGATCAGAGCTCGGGAGTGCAGAACTCAGAAAATAACCCTACTAGAAGGGAGTAAACAGACTCAACCGAGACGAGTAAGACCAAGCTAACCTAAGCAGAAAGCTGGAAGGCTCATAAGGGAGCCTACAACCAAACACAGACCAGAAAACCAACATCTAAAATTAGCCTAAACAAAGAACTAAGAGCCTGACTCATACAACACAATGGAAAGTCTGTATGAGGACctaagagtaaaaaaaagacTAAGAGTAAACGAAAAACCAGAGTAGGACTCAAGGGTGTAGACCTGAACAAAACCAGCTGAAAAAGCATCTGAAAAAGAGCTCAGGTGAAAAAAGAGGCATAAATAACAGAATAGAGGCCTTCAATTCTGATCAGAGACTTGAAAGAATCAAAGAGCTCCAAAAAAAATGTCTGGAGGGAATGTTagaaccatagactgtaaaaaaagatggacgccgcgacgccgcttccttccattgtattgaactgaagccaaaatgggctgatgaatgggcgctgacacgttacgcaatacgtcaaaaaaaaaaagtttggagcctgggcatgcgcagaaggaatcgtcagtggagccggaggcggagtcgcgatatcaaacttccgcccagacgactgcgtcatcattcatgtattttaaatagactataaaaattatacacaatttaaaagtttacctataaaataataggctattctgtttctagagcaataatatttttgaaacagcaaattcagtagataaaatcaatataatatgccactagaaacaactctaaatcgtcagaaacggtcctgccattttaaatcaagttcaactaacgttacatgagatcgattgctgtaattagagtaagctatcattagttttgtcctgctaattattattttatacccataaaaataataagtaactgccagataacgatcacctgctttttcccgacatggttaacattaggtgtgttatcttaactaataacatttattaattagcttataacgcccacatttgatgttacagaaaaaaagttcagtgatccgtcagatcctgtagatcggttagtacagtttactgctgaacaactcattttgttggtgttaaataacaaagaaatcgaaaattaacagttagttaatacatcttcaatctcccctcgaggctccgacagtcctcagacaagctgtcaatcaacttcgaatcatgacgacacgccccgtttttatagcatcaaattgctagctaaaatctaaatcatcacaaaaacaaacaattgaatatatatcagtgtgataacaactaccttaaatgaccaaaaccatctttcagaaagttttatttgaagcagaatttatttttaagttttcactgaagtctcattcgactgcattgagagggcggggtttattacctgtactgcatccagcctccagggggcgatcaaagagcccgtggcttcacttttcagaacGTATGAGACACACCGGTTAGAACTAGCTCTAAAGAGCGGAGGCTTCAACATATCGTATTCAATTCTCAGAAAAAAGAGGAAGCCAACAACACTCAAGACATCCAAAAAGAGGTTCAGAAAGCAGAACCTAAACCACCTAGGTGTCTAATTTATGCCACACACCAAAGGGAACTGAGGCTCAGCATATCACATCAACTCTACTATTAAGAGGAGCAACGTTCACCTAGGCCGAAAAAGGAGGAGGCCACAAACTCGCCTTGCAAAAGGGAAGTAAGGCGGGCCTGGTACTCGCATTTATTGCCCAATGCAGAGGGCTGGCCCTGGCCGGAGACAACTCTAAACATAGAGGAGGCATACAAGGATCACCAGCTGCAGTATCAGAGCCGGAGAGGCCATTTCTAGCAGAAAAAAGGCCTGCTCTAGCCACTGCAAGCCAGGAGGCAGAAAGCAACAGCAAAACCTGCCTCTGCCAGAAAGACGTATTCCTGAATACACCTAGGCCGTAAATAAGGGCGGCCCAATGGTGAGGCCGATACGCCTAACATGAGCCTAGCATCTAATCTAAGAACTCTTTTGGCAAGAGGAGACAGGTATGTTCGAAAAAGAAAGCCAACATGCATCACAGGGTGATGTAGGAAAAACGGCCATACCTGAAGCCATGGTACATCTGGAGCTCAGGGGAGCGGAAGGTTTCAGCATATCGCCTTAGACTCTCAGAAACGAGAGGAAACCACTTCACTTCAACCTAAGGGAAGGTTAGCAGAGGCCAAAATTCTTTAAGAACAGCCAACTACTTAAATCGTGAGCTTTGCTGGAATTCAACCATGTGACTCCAGAAAATGTGATAACCGTAAAAATAGCTTGCCATACAAACATTTTCGTTCTGAAAAACCCCAATAAAACCTACAAATCAAGCTCATAAGAGAGTAGGAATTATAAAAAGGGTGTCACGACCAACCTTCACTTAAAAGGGAACTCCAGGGCCCTAGTAAAAAGCCCCAAATAACATaaatctaacaaaaaaatatagaaatattagTGGTGGACCGTTATCTGCGTTAACGTGCTGCGTTAACGTGAGACTCTTATCGggcgataaaaaaaatatcgccGTTAATctattaatgttaatgttaatctcaaAGTTGGGTTAGGAGCTGGGTCTATACTACGCAAGCTATGATTACTTTCACCTTGATATTTTAGCGCGGATGTATACTTAGccgaattgacccttcgcaaagacccgccccccttagttactgttgctttgtccgacaagccatggcgctgtgaCGCGCCACACACATTGATAAATgcatcacggagcaaagaggacactgacaacacgtcgacacacaagacagagcaggttacttatgatattaaacaaagtcccagctttcaaactgtgtagttttttaagaaattcaaacaataaaaaccgttttgttgctctttaatgtgtcgtgaccatggtcgtgacagattgctgtagcacctcagctcaaaaggctcgtaaaccgatcatctcttactacgagtccatttatagcatcaaataaacatgaatgaacatgataatcaatgttgtttcaaacgcagaaagatgtcaatatacacaatttttcaagtttaactccaccgaggttaatcttctaactcctgactgctttgtcggacaaaatggcagattacTTTTAGTCATTATTTGGGTAGCTCACATATTCTGAATGTTTTcggcagaattcaaatgagccattttaatctagattaatctagattaattccaagattacagtaatattaatctagattaaaaaaataatctatgCCCAccactaataaataaaaatattatatatatatatatacgtccCCAAAAAAAACCTTAAGCAGGGAGCTTTGAGGTCAATGCAAAAGCAATGACTCTAATAAAATAGAAGCGACCTACAAAAAACTCAACCTGAGACATACAGAGAAAAAAGGGccatttataaatgtaaaagtgGCCTGCCATACTCTTGCAGTCTAAAGGCTGCGCTTCTCTTCGAACCCGGACCGGACCATCAGAAAAGTTCCAGCTCAGGGAACATACTTATCATCAGCTCAGCCTCAGGACAAATGTAGAAGCACCTGTGGGGAGGAAGGGTACAGAGGGgcagaagaagaggagagggtgGAATGTGCAAACACTGTCAGAAAGAGAAGAAATACTTCAGGCGTTCAGAAGGCCTGCACTGTATAACTTCCATAAGATCCTGCTTCTTCATCCTAGCTTCTCACCTTCTCTGTGACCTGCTTCTCTGAGGAGGAGGGGCCCGAGCAGCGATGCTAGATTTCTGGCCCTGTCTATGGTCCTCAGACCAGGATGGGCCAGGTCCCCCCAGATGTCTGGGTGTGGATTCAGACCAGCGAGGTATGCAAGATTTAAAAGCTGCTGAGTGCACCCTCGCTCCTCATGGGAAGATGCTCACAGTGCTCGCAAACTTCTCCCCTGAGAACAGAGCGTGCATGCTCTTCGCCCAGACAATGAACGCACAAGTCGTGTGTATTCTCCGGTGTCAAATATCTAGGACACGAATTGTCTTACCTTGATCAGATCGCTATAGACAAACAGTTCCTGAAGACAAGAAGAGGATGACATGTTCTCCAGGTGCCCCTTATACTTCCTGGTTACACCTGTATTACATCATAGGCTGTTTCCGGCCAACAGGATTGTCCTGATTTGACAGATTGTTTCAGACACCGGTCACGCAAGGGCGTTCCCCAGTTGCTTTTTAGGATTAACTATTTTATATGAACTATTTAATTCATATAAATAAAGGTTCATGTTCATCAGATCTCACACACTTCGGTCACTAGTTTAGACAAGCACTGACACCCTGTGCTGCAATAATCATGTATGTTTAACAGCTGCTGCTTTCTCAGATCGACTTGTGTTGATTAAAACTTCATGTTCTGTTGAGTTTGGAAAATCCATTACACAGTAATCATCAGAATATCTCTTCTCCTGACTGTGAAAATGtccagatttttaaatcttctTGTGGACacccattttaaataaagttagtGACAAGAGCACATTGAGATGGAGATAAATAAATTGTACTATTTCAAAACAGAAGTGTGTCATGAAGCTCTGTGCAAGTAGTCCATTGCCAAACACACTGTGTAATAGTTTTGAAAGATGGCAGATCATTTAATTCTTTTATACACATTACACAACTGCAGAGAGGTCTGAATGAAACCGAAGGGTTTTCATTACTATAAACTGATTTTTATGACTCcatttcattgataattacCTGTAACTGGGTTGTAGGCGTTCCCTATGTTTGTGAAGACGTTCCTGTAGGTCAGTGTGATGTCAGTGGTAAAAGGACCAATATTTCCAGCGCCAGATTCCATCATTGAAGCTGAAAAAGCTATTTCTCTCTCTGTTGTTGAAAAACATaagcaatattgtgatatattactgtattacactgagaatgtatacactgaatttaacatctttcaagcacactttcacctctattttcctttctcaactccacttgactcagagtaagatttgaaatttctgtgaaggaataaagattctgttaaatgacatttacactGATTATTGTAATAGATAACACAATTTACACAGTATACACTCAACTTTACACTAACATTTACACTATACAATGTATTGCAGGTGTTTTACTTTGAGGATCATTGATAAAagagtgaatgttttggtgaagtaccttcatttttcttcttcagaTCTTTCAGGATAAACATCTGTTGCGTCTCTAAAGCTCTGATGTttgctttctgctctgtaacggtggcggtcagttctctgatgtttcctttctgctctgtaacggtggcggtcagttctctgatgtttcctttctgctctgtaacggtggcggtcagttctctgatgttttctttctgctctgtaacggtggtggtcagttctctgatgtttcctttctgctctgtaacggtggcggtcagttctctgatgtttcctttctgctctgtaacggtggcggtcagttctctgatgtttcctttctgctctgtaacggtggcggtcagttctctgttcttttctttctgctctgtaacggtggcggtcagttctctgatgtttgctttctgctctgtaacggaggcggtcagttctctcagTGCTGCATGGATGTCAGGGATGCCCAGATTGCAGTATTGTTGGCTGTCAGTTGAAGCTTCAGCTCTCAAAGTGTCTGTTTGAGGTGGATTCTGTCTTCCGTCCTCAGAGCTgatctgttgactgatctcattctcattgagtcctccatctacctgctgctggacgacaaacacaaaggtttccaacagcagcagtatacaTACTAAAGCCTTCATTCTTCATGGATGTTTGTTTCCAGCTCTTGCTCTGTCATCCTCAAAGCCTCTCATGTTTCTTTTATAGTGTCCTGATTCACTGTCTTTTGTACATGATTTATATTGCTTCAGATAAAAAAGTAGTTCAAGTTAATTGTTAATCATAATCAAAGGGATGTTCCAGGTTCAGTAGAAGTTTATCTCTGTTCACAACATTTGTTGCACTGTTAAACTCAACAGAAAATAACTTTGActcatctgttttttttatatatatatttaaatagatcaATGGTTGGCAGCCTTATAGCGCATGAAAGGAAAATCACAGAAACCTCCGGTAGTGCATTGTCAGCGCAGGTTCAAATCTCACACTTTAATAGTGTAGCGTTTTCAGACAAGAATGAGGCCTTTTGGTGAAAAAGAGGTGTTTATTTGGGCTGTTGTCGCCCACAACCCATGCAGTACACACCAAAACTTGTAAGAGAACCACATTTGAACCAGTGAAGCACTCTTCTGCCCCCCTCCTCCCTGTTTTCCCTTACACACACACCAGGAGTGGAGCCTCTTTCGATATTCATCCAAAACATCCAATAACAGTTcccaacacaaaaatgaataaagtgcaacattaaaacacattgttattcacaacaaaacaacattttgaATATGTTACAATAGTATTATAACACATAACTTAATAAAACAGGCTGTGTGACTAGGAGGAATgattacatcaaaatgtatatGCATATGCAAGTTTGAGGGACATTAttgaaattaaatacatatatcTTTTGAGCTGCtaacagtctccgctctaattcatcccaaaggtgttctatcgggttgacgtcaggactctgtgcaggccagtcaagttcctccacaccaaactcgctcatccatgtctttatggacctttctttgtgcactggtgtgcagtcatgttggaacaggaaggggccatccccaaactgttcccataaagttgggagcatgaaattgtccaaaatgtcttggtatgctgaagcattaagagttcctttcactggaactaagggttcaagcccaaccccttAAAACAACCCCataccataatccccctccaccaaactttacacttggcacaatgcagtcaggcaagtaccgttctcctgacaaccaccaaacccagactcttccatcggattgccagacagagaagcgtgattggtcactccagagaacacgtctccactgctctagagtccagtggcggtgtgctttacaccactgcatccgacgctttgcattgcacttggtgatgtaaggcttggatgcagctgctcggccatggaaactcattccatgaagctctctacacactgttcttgagctaatctgaagccCACActaagtttggaggtctgtagctattgactctgcagaaagttggcaacTTCTGCACACTGTAAGCCTCAGCATGCTCTGACCccactctgtgattttacatggcctaccacttcatggctgagttgctgttgttcccaattgtttccactttgttatgataccactaacagttgaccgtggaatatttagtagtgaggaaatttcacgaatggacttattgcacaggtggcaacctatcacagtaccatgcttgaattcactgagctgaacatcaaatgtaattattaacctGATTTACAACTTTTCCCGTTTACAAATGCATTAGATTTTGGGAAACTGGATTTATGCACTTATCATAAAGTTTACATTAACTTGTTTTATGGCACCATACTATGAGCTGTTGTTTCAC
Above is a genomic segment from Megalobrama amblycephala isolate DHTTF-2021 linkage group LG14, ASM1881202v1, whole genome shotgun sequence containing:
- the LOC125245290 gene encoding complement C1q-like protein 2, translated to MFILKDLKKKNEEISNLTLSQVELRKENREREIAFSASMMESGAGNIGPFTTDITLTYRNVFTNIGNAYNPVTGIFTAPLTGAYMFRITVFGHGGTPATAGIFKNGKQMVTADGNQVQGVLNSSNGVVLILEVGDVVYVRLWTGSRTHDSQNNHNTFSGFLLFPLT